The genomic window TTGGTATTGCCTTAAAAGTAGGACTTTTTAATATTGGTGTTGAGAGTCAGTTTATGCTTGGTTCAATTTCAGCTTTAATAGCTGGAATTTTTTTGGATTTTCCTCCTTTATTGCACGTAATTTGCATTTTCATTTTTGCTTTTTTAGCGTCAGGAATTTTAGGCGTTTTAATTGGATATTTAAAAATTAAATTTAACATCAATGAAGTAATTTCAGGGATAATGTTTAATTGGATTTTGTTTCATGTGAATAATCTAATCATAGATTTGCCTGCTATTAAAAAGAATAACAGTGATTTATCTAAGCCAATTCGAGAAAGTGCTTTTATTGATTTTTTTGGCTCTTGGAAACTTTCATCTGAAGGACTTGCTTATAGAGCAGAACATTCATTTATTAATGATTTATTAAAGGCTCCTCTTAATTTTGGGATAGTTATTGGGATTATTATTGCTATTTTAATGTGGATTTTATTAAATAAGACAATGCTTGGATTTAAAATAAGTGCTGTAGGACATAATATTGTAGCGTCTTATCGTATGGGAATTGATATTAAAAAAATTTTGCTGTTTGCTATGTTTCTTGCAGGTGCACTTGCGGGACTTGCGGGTGCTATACAGGTTATGGGTGTTAATAAGGCAATATTTAAGCTTTCTTATATGGAAGGGACAGGCCTTAATGGTATAGCTGTCGCTTTAATTGGTAATAATTCTCCAATAGGAATTATATTTTCAAGTACTTTATTCTCAATTTTGCTTTATGGCAGTAGTAGAGTTCAAAGTTTAATGGGGTTGTCCTCTTCAATTGTATCTTTGATGATAGGAATAGTGGTGATTGTGATTTCTGCTAGCCATTTTTTTAATAAGATAGTTTTGGGAGGTATAAAAAGTGTTAAACACACTAATATTTCTAATTAGTGAAACGTTGGTAAATTCTCAGGCCTTAATTTTGGCTGGTCTTGGGGGGCTTATAAGTGAGAAAAGTGGAATAATAAATATTGGTCTTGAGGGTACGATGGCTCTTGGAGCATTTGTTGGTGCTACGGTTGCATATTATTATGGTAGTCCATTATTTGCAATTTTTGTTGGAGGTCTCTCAGGGCTTATTCTTTCAGTTTTGCATGCCATTTTTACTATTTTTTTTAAATCAGATCAGATAATAACTGGTATGGCTATTAATTTTTTGGGACCAGCTATTGCTATGTTGTTTGGAACTTTTATTTTTGGTTCTGCTTCAACTCCCCCAATAAACATTAAGTTGCCCATACTTTTTGACGGAGTTTTAGATAAAAAGTCTTTTATATTTCAGATTTTTGGTAAAAGATATTCACTCTATATTGCAATTATGTGTGTTATTCTTTTTCATGTTATGTTTAAATATACTAAAATTGGACTTAGAATTAAAGCCAGTGGTGAGGAGCCAGAAGTTTTAGAATCCCTTGGGGTTAATGTGATTATGATTAGGTTTTTTTGTGTTCTTCTAAGTGGATTATTTGCAGGAGTTGCTGGAGCGGTGATCTCTACTGTGATTGCTTCAAGTTATATGCAAGGAATTATTGGTGGGCAAGGTTTTATTGCCATTGTTATGGTAATTTTTGGGAATTGGCAACCTTTTGGAATTTTGATGGGTAGTTTTTTATTTTCTTTTATAAGAACCTTAGTTGTTATGATTTCTCAAATTTCCTTTTTATCTTTAAAGGTTCCTTTTAAGATATTAATCATTTTACCTTATGTTGTTGTGATTCTAAGTCTTATGTTCCTTTCAAAAAATAATTATGCTCCTAAAGCCTTAGGTTTACCTTATAAAAAAGATTGATTTTTATTTTTATTTCTTTTAAGATACAGGTGGAATTATTTAGGGTTTATTTGGGAATTATATTTTTTGATATAAAGTTATGAAGGATATCTACTTAATTCTTATATTTGTTAAATTAATTAAGTGAGTGATTAATTTACGAGGTAGTTTTATGTTAAAAATTAAGCACAGATTTGTTGGATTTTTATTTTTATGTTTATTGATAACCATATTGTTTTTTTCTTTAATTTTTAAGTTTGTTTTGAGTAATCGTTTAGAACGTTATTATAAGCAACTTACAAGAGCTCAAGCAAGACGAGCTGCTTTTGCTATGCAGGCTTTGTTAGATACATTTTATATAGTAATTGATGGAGCAAGTTCCAATTTAGCCCTTGAGACCATGGATGAGTATTCGTCTATTAAAAATGGTGGGCATATGTTTTCAGAGGTCGAATTAGACAGGCTTAGAGAGAATTCCCAAATAGTTCTTGATTCTGTAAAGGGGCATAAAAGATATCGTGATCGGTTGTATGATATATTGTGGAATTTAAAGCTCGATACTGTTTATGAAGAATTTGCATTTCTAGATTTTGAAGGTAAAGTAATTGTTACTACAAGACATGCGAATAATATGGATTTTGGTCAGTCTGAGGCAAATACTGAGTATTTTAAAAAATCTGTAGAAGAGTATAATAAAAGTAAATTAAGTTTTATTGGCTGGTATTCTGGTCTTATTGAGGGGATAGCAGGAGAGGTTGCTGTTAGATCCTACTATGAGGATAAAAAGGCTTCTGCCATAGTTGTTCCTGTGTATTCAGCAGAAGATAAAGTGTTTCTTGGCTATTTGATAGGTTATTTACTTGATGATATTATAAGGGATAAATTAGATAGAGCTAGATTTGGTTTTTATAATAGAGGAAATTTATTTTATTTAGATCCATATAATAATCTTGTTAATCCTTTAATAGAATATAATGAGAGCTCTAAGCTTAGTGCTCAATTTGTTGATGTTTTAAAGGATACATTGTCCAAGCCCCCTAGGCAATCTATTGTGTCAACTGAGGTGCCAGTTTATCAGATTGAGAAAGCGTATCTTCCAGAGATGGGGTTGTATAACTATTATGCCATATTGCCTATTAGCAGTGAGCTTGGAGAGAATAGTGGAATTCTTGTTGCCAGAATCCCTTATGAGGATATTCATGGGGTTATTGACAGTTTAGCTTTGAAATTTATTGTAAGCTCTGTCTTAGGCATTATCATATTGGTTGTGATTCTTTCAATGAGGGTAGAGAGAATTATTAGTTCTAGGTTAAATTTGATTCGGAATTTAGTAAAGGAGATAGTCCAAGGGAATTTAGATAAAGATTATATCATTGGTAATGATAAGTATTCTGATGAGCTTAGTTCATTGGGTTTACAAATTATTAAAATGAGAAATGC from Borrelia hermsii DAH includes these protein-coding regions:
- a CDS encoding ABC transporter permease — translated: MIINNYKYKEIIAAFLNSAIFINFFAFFLGILILGLIVLLLGYSPLRMYYVMIEVAFSSPKHFGYIISYATPLIFTGLSIGIALKVGLFNIGVESQFMLGSISALIAGIFLDFPPLLHVICIFIFAFLASGILGVLIGYLKIKFNINEVISGIMFNWILFHVNNLIIDLPAIKKNNSDLSKPIRESAFIDFFGSWKLSSEGLAYRAEHSFINDLLKAPLNFGIVIGIIIAILMWILLNKTMLGFKISAVGHNIVASYRMGIDIKKILLFAMFLAGALAGLAGAIQVMGVNKAIFKLSYMEGTGLNGIAVALIGNNSPIGIIFSSTLFSILLYGSSRVQSLMGLSSSIVSLMIGIVVIVISASHFFNKIVLGGIKSVKHTNISN
- a CDS encoding ABC transporter permease, which encodes MLNTLIFLISETLVNSQALILAGLGGLISEKSGIINIGLEGTMALGAFVGATVAYYYGSPLFAIFVGGLSGLILSVLHAIFTIFFKSDQIITGMAINFLGPAIAMLFGTFIFGSASTPPINIKLPILFDGVLDKKSFIFQIFGKRYSLYIAIMCVILFHVMFKYTKIGLRIKASGEEPEVLESLGVNVIMIRFFCVLLSGLFAGVAGAVISTVIASSYMQGIIGGQGFIAIVMVIFGNWQPFGILMGSFLFSFIRTLVVMISQISFLSLKVPFKILIILPYVVVILSLMFLSKNNYAPKALGLPYKKD
- a CDS encoding methyl-accepting chemotaxis protein, with the translated sequence MLKIKHRFVGFLFLCLLITILFFSLIFKFVLSNRLERYYKQLTRAQARRAAFAMQALLDTFYIVIDGASSNLALETMDEYSSIKNGGHMFSEVELDRLRENSQIVLDSVKGHKRYRDRLYDILWNLKLDTVYEEFAFLDFEGKVIVTTRHANNMDFGQSEANTEYFKKSVEEYNKSKLSFIGWYSGLIEGIAGEVAVRSYYEDKKASAIVVPVYSAEDKVFLGYLIGYLLDDIIRDKLDRARFGFYNRGNLFYLDPYNNLVNPLIEYNESSKLSAQFVDVLKDTLSKPPRQSIVSTEVPVYQIEKAYLPEMGLYNYYAILPISSELGENSGILVARIPYEDIHGVIDSLALKFIVSSVLGIIILVVILSMRVERIISSRLNLIRNLVKEIVQGNLDKDYIIGNDKYSDELSSLGLQIIKMRNAIADAIASVLKNINYVNKASVEVANSSQSLSSSALQQASTLEEMSANIEQISAGVKMSANNSQETERIALITNESAQVGGKAVEESVVAMQAIVEKVSVIEEIARKTNLLALNAAIEAARAGEEGKGFAVVASEIRKLADLSKESALEIGELVEENSRLATEAGLIFKDMLPEIEKTTNLVKRISEGSYKQNEQIMHFKMALDQVGEVVQASASSSEELSSMADRMLEKAKELRQVISFFKVKDSEGDSSDAFNDADDGFVAGSLTTLNVESNPSLGDRQDDIHGDSNVSYKPINKRVDPKKAIDVVDKDLDFDEDFSDF